A genomic window from Streptomyces sp. NBC_01429 includes:
- a CDS encoding carbohydrate kinase family protein, giving the protein MPHTFDLLVIGDANPDIVLGPLDAPLAFGQREQLVDTGLLTLGGSAAIMACGAARLGLKVAFAGRVGDDESGRFVRAALSARGVDTGALRVDPGLPTPLTVVVTRGDGDRTILTSPGTLTATGPDDVPDELLTGSRHVHAASYFLLPKLAAALPELLGRARAHSATTSLDTNDDPSGEWAPGTLDATLAVTDYLLPNAQEALALAASAGTGQRPASLADAARQLAAHGPLVVVKDGAEGALAHDGRTLTRTHGIAARPLDTVGAGDSFDAGFVAAVLRGLPTAEALELAAACGALSTRAHGGTAAQPTWDEARTALARNGKNHS; this is encoded by the coding sequence ATGCCACACACCTTCGACCTGCTGGTCATCGGGGACGCCAACCCCGACATCGTTCTGGGACCGCTCGACGCGCCGCTCGCCTTCGGACAGCGCGAACAGCTCGTCGACACCGGTCTGCTCACCCTCGGCGGCTCCGCCGCGATCATGGCCTGCGGGGCGGCCAGGCTCGGGCTCAAGGTCGCCTTCGCCGGGCGCGTCGGGGACGACGAATCGGGGCGCTTCGTCCGTGCGGCGCTGAGCGCCCGGGGTGTCGACACCGGCGCCCTGCGCGTGGACCCCGGCCTGCCGACCCCGCTCACCGTGGTCGTGACACGCGGCGACGGCGACCGTACGATCCTCACCTCCCCCGGCACCCTGACCGCCACCGGCCCCGACGACGTGCCGGACGAGCTGCTCACCGGCAGCCGGCACGTCCACGCGGCCTCCTACTTCCTGCTGCCCAAGCTCGCCGCCGCCCTGCCCGAACTGCTGGGCAGGGCCCGCGCGCACTCCGCCACCACCTCCCTGGACACCAACGACGACCCGTCGGGCGAGTGGGCCCCCGGCACACTCGACGCGACGCTCGCCGTCACCGACTACCTGCTGCCCAACGCCCAGGAGGCGCTGGCACTCGCGGCCTCCGCCGGCACCGGACAGCGCCCCGCCTCCCTGGCCGACGCCGCCCGCCAACTCGCCGCCCACGGACCGCTGGTGGTCGTCAAGGACGGGGCCGAAGGCGCCCTCGCCCACGACGGCCGCACACTGACCCGCACCCACGGCATCGCCGCCCGGCCGCTGGACACCGTCGGCGCCGGAGACAGCTTCGACGCCGGGTTCGTCGCGGCGGTCCTGCGCGGCCTGCCCACCGCGGAAGCCCTCGAACTCGCCGCGGCCTGCGGCGCACTGTCCACCCGGGCACACGGCGGCACCGCCGCCCAGCCCACCTGGGACGAGGCCCGAACGGCACTCGCCCGCAACGGAAAGAACCACTCATGA
- a CDS encoding TetR/AcrR family transcriptional regulator produces the protein MQRHEPSPRPRRKDPDRRERILDAALDVLAEHGVAGTTHRRIAAHADVPLGSVTYHFTGLADLRAQAFARYVEVQSAVFRNLFARVETREQLIEALTDLVQEGPARHRSAVLGFELRLAALRDPELRALTERWTAASRAVLSRFTDPDNAARLDALLEGTIMHVLLSTAPEPRERTRAAIDRTLGPVNGPFS, from the coding sequence ATGCAGCGTCATGAACCGTCGCCGAGGCCGCGCAGGAAGGATCCCGACCGCAGGGAACGCATCCTCGACGCCGCCCTGGACGTCCTCGCCGAGCACGGGGTGGCCGGCACCACGCATCGGCGGATCGCCGCCCACGCCGATGTCCCCCTGGGCTCCGTCACGTACCACTTCACCGGGCTGGCCGATCTTCGGGCCCAGGCCTTCGCGCGGTATGTCGAGGTCCAGTCCGCGGTGTTCAGGAACCTGTTCGCGCGCGTGGAAACACGCGAGCAGCTGATCGAGGCGCTGACCGACCTCGTACAGGAAGGACCGGCCCGGCACCGGAGCGCGGTCCTGGGATTCGAGCTTCGTCTGGCGGCGCTGCGCGACCCCGAACTGCGCGCGCTCACCGAGCGGTGGACGGCCGCCAGCCGGGCGGTGCTCAGCCGTTTCACCGATCCGGACAACGCCGCGCGCCTGGACGCGCTGCTCGAAGGCACGATCATGCACGTTCTGCTGTCCACCGCGCCCGAGCCGCGGGAGAGGACCCGCGCCGCGATCGACCGGACCCTCGGTCCGGTCAACGGGCCGTTCTCCTGA
- a CDS encoding carbohydrate ABC transporter permease — MTTATTTTTTASSAASSTALSGGPSGGPARRRRWLPFSGWHLLLAPLTAVFAIPLIWLVLSSVMSNAEINRFPPALWPSRIDLGGYRYVIGNALFPRWFANSLIVSAVAVASNLLLGSLGGYAFARMRFAGSRVLLALMLATMAIPFQLTMIPTFLVMKRLGLIDTLGALIVPSLVTPFAVFLLRQFFLSLPRELEEAAWIDGCSRLRVLFLIVLPLSRPALSTVAVLTFLTTWNDLSWPLIAINHDTQYTLQLGLTTFQGQHHTQWSAVMAGNVITVLPVLLAFLFAQKSFIQSITSSGLKG, encoded by the coding sequence ATGACGACGGCGACGACCACGACCACCACCGCCTCTTCCGCAGCATCTTCCACCGCCTTGTCCGGCGGACCCTCCGGCGGCCCGGCGCGGCGCCGCCGTTGGCTGCCGTTCAGCGGCTGGCATCTGCTGCTCGCCCCGCTCACCGCCGTCTTCGCGATCCCGCTGATCTGGCTGGTGCTCAGCTCCGTGATGAGCAACGCGGAGATCAACCGGTTCCCACCGGCCCTGTGGCCCTCGCGGATCGATCTGGGCGGCTACCGGTACGTGATCGGCAACGCGCTGTTCCCGCGCTGGTTCGCCAACTCACTGATCGTGTCGGCGGTCGCCGTGGCGTCCAATCTGCTGCTCGGCTCACTCGGCGGCTACGCGTTCGCCCGGATGCGGTTCGCCGGCTCCCGGGTGCTGCTGGCGCTGATGCTGGCGACGATGGCCATCCCGTTCCAGCTGACGATGATCCCCACGTTCCTCGTCATGAAGCGGCTCGGGCTCATCGACACACTGGGCGCGCTGATCGTCCCCTCGCTGGTCACGCCCTTCGCGGTGTTCCTCCTGCGGCAGTTCTTCCTCTCCCTGCCCAGGGAGTTGGAGGAGGCGGCGTGGATCGACGGGTGTTCACGGCTCCGGGTGCTGTTCCTCATCGTGCTGCCGCTGTCGCGGCCCGCCCTGAGCACCGTGGCGGTCCTGACCTTCCTGACCACCTGGAACGACCTGAGCTGGCCGTTGATCGCCATCAACCACGACACCCAGTACACCCTCCAGCTGGGGCTGACGACGTTTCAGGGACAGCATCACACCCAGTGGTCGGCGGTCATGGCGGGCAATGTGATCACCGTCCTGCCGGTCCTGCTCGCGTTCCTCTTCGCTCAGAAGTCGTTCATCCAGTCCATCACCTCCAGCGGCCTCAAAGGCTGA
- a CDS encoding endo alpha-1,4 polygalactosaminidase has product MPLNTRVGSRRFVAAAAAVTAAVITPLVVSPTASAAAQAVTLPPTHANFDYQIGQAYTPPTGVTVVSRDYTASPAAGLYNICYVNAFQAQPGAENEWGDLLLRDSSGNVVYDDGWGEAILDIRTDAKRKLIAAKVNSWIDTCASKGFNAVEPDNLDTFDRFSQISEANAKAYIKLLSDYAHQKGLAIAQKNTANFSTARAQTGLDFAVAEECGEWDECGDYVEGFGNNVIVIEYKEKYFKETCAGFGDRLSVVLRDVNVTAPGSSSYVRKTC; this is encoded by the coding sequence ATGCCCCTCAACACCCGTGTCGGATCACGCCGGTTCGTCGCCGCGGCGGCGGCCGTGACGGCGGCGGTGATCACACCGCTGGTCGTCTCCCCCACCGCGAGCGCAGCGGCCCAGGCCGTGACCCTGCCGCCCACCCACGCCAACTTCGACTACCAGATCGGCCAGGCCTACACCCCGCCCACCGGAGTGACGGTGGTCAGCCGTGACTACACCGCCTCGCCGGCGGCGGGCCTCTACAACATCTGTTACGTCAACGCCTTCCAGGCGCAGCCAGGAGCCGAGAACGAGTGGGGCGACCTGCTGCTGCGCGACTCCAGCGGCAACGTCGTCTACGACGACGGCTGGGGCGAGGCCATCCTCGACATCCGTACCGACGCGAAGCGCAAGCTGATCGCCGCCAAGGTGAACTCCTGGATCGACACCTGCGCGAGCAAGGGCTTCAACGCCGTCGAGCCCGACAACCTGGACACCTTCGACCGGTTCAGCCAGATCAGCGAGGCCAACGCCAAGGCGTACATCAAGCTGCTCTCCGACTACGCCCACCAGAAGGGCCTGGCGATCGCGCAGAAGAACACCGCGAACTTCTCGACGGCCCGCGCGCAGACCGGTCTGGACTTCGCCGTCGCCGAGGAGTGCGGCGAGTGGGACGAGTGCGGCGACTACGTCGAGGGCTTCGGCAACAACGTGATCGTGATCGAGTACAAGGAGAAGTACTTCAAGGAGACGTGCGCCGGCTTCGGTGACCGGCTGAGCGTCGTGCTGCGCGATGTGAACGTCACCGCCCCCGGCAGCAGTTCGTACGTCCGCAAGACCTGCTGA
- a CDS encoding carbohydrate ABC transporter permease encodes MPRLPTPLTLPHDAHDHRTEPTGDGAPGAVPGQPPPTPRALRRRLRGESATAWAFVSPSVLVILGLSVIPVAWSLLLSFQADDLVTPSRWVGLGNYRALVQDPHFSQAVRNTLLYTALYVPLSIGLGLLLALVLNRRIRLVGLYRTLIFVPFVISATAQGVLFSFILDPEFGAANSVLHQLGISSQGFLTDPGQALLVLVAISLWSGTGFCVVVTLAALQDVSPSLVEAARLDGAGRWHLLRHVTLPALTPVLVFLLLWQTINALQVFDLVYVTTKGGPLGSTTVIVYFIWEQAFKNFTAGYGAAAAYALALALLVLGVAPRVTRAVRGRARANDRLEGAAR; translated from the coding sequence ATGCCGCGCCTGCCCACTCCGCTCACGCTGCCCCACGATGCTCATGACCACCGGACCGAACCCACCGGCGACGGTGCCCCGGGCGCCGTCCCCGGCCAGCCACCGCCCACACCGCGCGCGCTGCGGCGCCGACTGCGCGGGGAGTCCGCGACGGCCTGGGCGTTCGTGTCGCCCTCGGTCCTGGTCATCCTCGGTCTGAGCGTCATCCCCGTCGCCTGGTCGCTGCTGCTGTCCTTCCAGGCCGACGACCTGGTCACACCGAGCCGCTGGGTCGGCCTGGGCAACTACCGGGCGCTGGTCCAGGATCCGCACTTCAGCCAGGCGGTGCGCAACACACTGCTCTACACGGCGCTGTACGTGCCGCTGAGCATCGGTCTGGGGCTGCTGCTGGCCCTCGTACTGAACCGGCGCATCCGGCTGGTGGGCCTGTACCGCACACTGATCTTCGTGCCGTTCGTCATCTCGGCGACGGCGCAGGGAGTGCTGTTCTCCTTCATCCTCGACCCGGAGTTCGGGGCGGCCAACTCCGTACTGCACCAGCTCGGCATCTCCTCCCAGGGCTTCCTCACCGACCCGGGACAGGCCCTGCTCGTCCTGGTGGCGATCTCGCTGTGGAGCGGCACCGGATTCTGCGTGGTGGTGACGCTGGCCGCGCTCCAGGACGTGTCGCCCTCCCTCGTCGAGGCCGCGCGGCTGGACGGCGCCGGGCGGTGGCATCTGCTGCGCCACGTGACCCTCCCCGCGCTGACGCCGGTCCTCGTGTTCCTGCTGCTGTGGCAGACCATCAACGCCCTCCAGGTCTTCGATCTGGTGTATGTGACGACCAAGGGCGGACCGCTCGGTTCGACCACGGTGATCGTCTACTTCATCTGGGAGCAGGCGTTCAAGAACTTCACCGCCGGTTACGGGGCCGCGGCCGCCTACGCGCTCGCGCTGGCCCTGCTCGTCCTCGGCGTGGCCCCGCGGGTGACGCGGGCCGTACGGGGCCGGGCGCGCGCGAACGACCGTCTCGAAGGAGCCGCACGATGA
- a CDS encoding ABC transporter substrate-binding protein has product MAAAHRIPGAPAGLSRRTALRRGTGLALGAAATAALPGCGTGTDDGVGADGRVTVELWHGQTDTGRKAIEGLVADFNRTHPGIRVDAGGGVLADAMLQKITAALASGSFPDVAYIFGSDLASVARSPSVVDLTDTLRSGDVPWNDFWRPAREAVTLNGQIRAAPALLDSLAVICNKKLFSDAGLPLPEPGWTWEEFTATARKLTDRTRGTFGTGWPGVGDEDTVWRLWPMVWDLGGDVVSEDGQRIGFADVGALALETVAALAKDRSVYIDPKPGSEQMYQVFLSGRMGMVVTGPWQLPDVHQAKIDYHVVPLPSYSGRPLTISGPDTWTVFDNGPARVRAARTFVTWLSRPAQDVRWDVEAGSLPLSRSTQALPAWREQEAGTEGLTVFTRSLDTARVRPVHPAYPQISQALGQAIAAVLLGRSTPVKALRACADEANAALLIPR; this is encoded by the coding sequence ATGGCCGCAGCACACCGCATTCCCGGCGCTCCCGCCGGACTCTCGCGCCGTACGGCCCTGCGCCGGGGCACCGGGCTGGCGCTCGGCGCCGCCGCCACGGCGGCGCTGCCCGGCTGCGGTACGGGCACCGACGACGGTGTCGGGGCCGACGGGCGGGTCACCGTCGAACTCTGGCACGGCCAGACGGACACCGGCCGCAAGGCGATCGAGGGGCTGGTGGCGGATTTCAACCGCACCCATCCCGGCATCCGGGTCGACGCCGGCGGGGGCGTCCTGGCCGACGCGATGCTCCAGAAGATCACCGCGGCGCTGGCGTCCGGCTCCTTCCCCGATGTCGCCTATATCTTCGGCTCGGACCTGGCCAGTGTCGCGCGCAGCCCCTCCGTGGTGGACCTCACCGACACACTCCGCTCCGGCGACGTCCCCTGGAACGACTTCTGGCGACCCGCCCGCGAGGCCGTCACGCTCAACGGACAGATACGGGCCGCGCCCGCGCTGCTCGACTCGCTCGCCGTCATCTGCAACAAGAAGCTCTTCAGCGACGCCGGCCTACCGCTCCCCGAACCGGGCTGGACCTGGGAGGAGTTCACCGCGACGGCCAGGAAGCTCACCGACCGGACGCGCGGCACCTTCGGCACCGGCTGGCCCGGCGTGGGCGACGAGGACACGGTGTGGCGGCTGTGGCCGATGGTGTGGGACCTGGGCGGCGATGTCGTCAGCGAGGACGGACAGCGCATCGGCTTCGCCGACGTCGGCGCGCTCGCCCTGGAGACGGTGGCGGCGCTCGCGAAGGACAGAAGCGTCTACATCGACCCCAAGCCGGGCAGCGAGCAGATGTACCAGGTCTTCCTGTCCGGCCGGATGGGCATGGTCGTCACCGGACCGTGGCAGCTGCCCGACGTCCACCAGGCGAAGATCGACTACCACGTGGTCCCGCTGCCCAGTTACAGCGGCAGGCCGCTGACCATATCGGGCCCCGACACCTGGACCGTGTTCGACAACGGCCCGGCGCGGGTGCGGGCGGCGCGCACCTTCGTGACCTGGCTGTCGCGGCCCGCCCAGGACGTGCGCTGGGACGTCGAGGCCGGCAGCCTGCCGCTGAGCCGGAGCACCCAGGCCCTGCCCGCGTGGCGCGAGCAGGAGGCCGGCACCGAGGGGCTGACGGTGTTCACCCGGTCGCTGGACACGGCCCGCGTCCGTCCCGTCCATCCGGCCTATCCACAGATCTCGCAGGCGCTCGGGCAGGCCATCGCGGCCGTACTGCTCGGCAGGAGCACTCCGGTCAAGGCGCTGCGCGCCTGCGCCGACGAGGCCAACGCCGCCCTGCTCATCCCGCGTTGA
- a CDS encoding SIS domain-containing protein, which yields MSEQFTSQEIASQPDCWERVIKELPQHSAALPAPGERVAVIGCGTSLFMAQSYAHLREEAGLGLTDAFPASEVRPNRAYDRVLALTRSGTTTEVLSALDQFAPSVRTTVITAVGDSPAAAVADDVICLDYADERSVVQTRFPTTQLLLLRAHLGESTVRALADVTTALTAEIEPELLGAGQISFLGSGWSVGIAAEAALKVREAAAWWTESYSFMEYRHGPIAVAAPGRAVWGLSSLPGPLADQIGATGAHLRQGSLDPLAELVVVQRLAVELATSAGRDPDRPTHLTRSVVLEQNG from the coding sequence ATGTCTGAGCAGTTCACCAGCCAAGAGATCGCTTCCCAGCCGGACTGCTGGGAGCGCGTCATCAAGGAGCTTCCCCAGCACTCCGCGGCCCTGCCCGCCCCCGGCGAGCGCGTGGCCGTCATCGGCTGCGGCACCTCGCTGTTCATGGCGCAGTCGTACGCGCACCTCCGGGAGGAGGCCGGGCTCGGGCTGACGGACGCGTTCCCGGCCTCGGAGGTGCGGCCGAACCGCGCGTACGACCGGGTGCTGGCCCTGACCAGGTCCGGCACCACCACCGAAGTGCTCTCCGCGCTCGACCAGTTCGCCCCCAGCGTCCGTACGACCGTGATCACCGCGGTCGGTGACTCGCCGGCCGCCGCCGTCGCGGACGACGTGATCTGCCTGGACTACGCGGACGAGCGCTCCGTCGTCCAGACCCGCTTCCCCACCACCCAGCTGCTGCTGCTCCGCGCCCACCTGGGCGAGAGCACCGTACGCGCGCTCGCCGATGTCACCACCGCCCTCACCGCCGAGATCGAGCCCGAACTGCTCGGGGCCGGGCAGATCTCCTTCCTCGGCTCCGGGTGGAGCGTCGGAATCGCGGCCGAGGCGGCGCTGAAGGTACGGGAGGCCGCGGCCTGGTGGACCGAGTCGTACTCCTTCATGGAGTACCGCCACGGTCCCATCGCGGTGGCGGCGCCGGGCCGCGCCGTCTGGGGGCTCTCCTCGCTGCCCGGGCCGCTGGCCGACCAGATCGGCGCCACGGGCGCCCATCTGCGCCAAGGGAGCCTCGACCCGCTGGCCGAACTCGTCGTCGTCCAGCGGCTCGCGGTCGAACTGGCCACCTCGGCGGGGCGCGACCCCGACCGGCCGACGCATCTGACCCGCTCGGTGGTGCTGGAACAGAACGGCTGA
- a CDS encoding alpha-glucosidase/alpha-galactosidase produces MTLTHPKIAFIGAGSVVFTQGLLADLFAFPELRGAHIALHDIDSERLDTAHGAARHIADRLIGPGGATPRITAHAERRAALQDADFVINIVQVGMGESTRTDFDVPARHGLRQTIADTLGVGGIFRALRTFPLLKSLGEDITEVCPDAWLLNYTNPMAMNVQYLTRATGLTRVVGLCHSVYWTIRDLSDLLGVPHQEVTYRAAGVNHQAWVLRLEHGGTDLYPRLDELIAQDPQLRRRVRVDMYRRLGYYPTETSEHSAEYVPWYLHHDSEIERLRLPVGAYLGIVDENVAEYEKTRDALASGTPLAVEGTMEYAPQIIHSITTGTPRTVYGNVPNHGLIDNLPSTGTVEVPCLVDGLGVQPTRAGALPAQCAALNRGYLSMNELVVRAAIEDDPRSIRQAAMADPATAAALPVERIWDLCDDMVRAHAKLLQPSLRATLGH; encoded by the coding sequence ATGACCCTCACCCACCCGAAAATCGCGTTCATCGGCGCCGGAAGCGTCGTCTTCACCCAGGGCCTGCTGGCCGACCTCTTCGCCTTCCCCGAGCTGCGGGGCGCCCATATCGCCCTGCACGACATCGACAGCGAGCGGCTCGACACCGCCCACGGCGCCGCGCGCCACATCGCGGACCGGCTGATCGGACCCGGCGGCGCCACACCGCGCATCACGGCCCACGCCGAGCGCCGCGCGGCCCTCCAGGACGCCGACTTCGTCATCAACATCGTCCAGGTCGGCATGGGCGAGTCGACCCGTACCGACTTCGACGTCCCCGCCCGCCACGGCCTGCGCCAGACCATCGCCGACACCCTCGGCGTGGGCGGGATCTTCCGCGCGCTGCGCACCTTCCCGCTGCTCAAGTCGCTGGGCGAGGACATCACCGAGGTCTGCCCCGACGCCTGGCTGCTCAACTACACGAACCCCATGGCGATGAACGTCCAGTACCTCACGCGCGCCACCGGGCTGACCCGCGTCGTCGGCCTGTGCCACTCGGTGTACTGGACCATCCGCGACCTCTCGGACCTGCTGGGCGTCCCGCACCAGGAGGTCACCTACCGGGCCGCCGGAGTCAACCACCAGGCGTGGGTGCTGCGTCTCGAACACGGGGGAACCGACCTCTACCCGCGGCTGGACGAGCTGATCGCACAGGACCCGCAGCTGCGGCGCCGGGTGCGCGTCGACATGTACCGCCGCCTCGGCTACTACCCGACCGAGACGAGCGAGCACTCCGCCGAGTACGTCCCCTGGTATCTGCACCACGACAGCGAGATCGAGCGGCTGCGCCTGCCCGTCGGCGCCTACCTCGGCATCGTCGACGAGAACGTCGCCGAGTACGAGAAGACCCGCGACGCGCTGGCCTCCGGGACGCCGCTGGCCGTCGAGGGCACCATGGAGTACGCCCCCCAGATCATCCACAGCATCACGACCGGCACGCCCCGCACGGTCTACGGCAACGTCCCCAACCACGGGCTGATCGACAATCTGCCGTCGACCGGAACCGTCGAAGTCCCCTGCCTGGTCGACGGCCTGGGCGTGCAGCCGACCCGGGCCGGCGCGCTGCCCGCGCAGTGCGCCGCGCTCAACCGGGGGTATCTGAGCATGAACGAGCTGGTCGTGCGGGCAGCAATCGAGGATGACCCCCGGTCCATCCGGCAGGCGGCCATGGCCGACCCCGCCACCGCGGCAGCCTTGCCCGTCGAGCGCATCTGGGACCTGTGCGACGACATGGTGCGCGCCCACGCGAAGCTGCTCCAGCCTTCGCTGCGCGCGACGCTCGGCCACTGA
- a CDS encoding SDR family NAD(P)-dependent oxidoreductase — protein MSSTGLQGRTAVVTGAGSGIGRAAALMFAREGARVLVADLNQEGAEETVRTIESAGGTARAVIGDLSDQRVVDRVVATAVEELGGLDVLVNNAGVMDRMSALDETDDAEWELVIRVNLTAPFLLTRAAVPHMLAAGSGAIVFTASEAGLRGSAAGAAYTASKHGIVGLTKSLAVMYRSQGIRTNAIAPGATATAIQVDARKDARGPATLAPHLGLAGKVAAAEEQAAAIVFLASDAASNINGTILPVDNGWSAI, from the coding sequence ATGAGCAGCACGGGCCTTCAGGGACGCACCGCGGTGGTCACCGGAGCCGGGTCGGGAATCGGCCGCGCAGCGGCACTGATGTTCGCCCGGGAAGGCGCGCGGGTCCTGGTGGCGGACCTGAACCAGGAGGGCGCCGAGGAGACCGTCAGGACGATAGAGAGCGCGGGCGGCACGGCCCGCGCGGTGATCGGCGATCTCAGCGACCAGCGGGTGGTGGACCGGGTCGTCGCCACGGCGGTGGAGGAACTGGGCGGTCTGGACGTCCTGGTGAACAACGCCGGTGTCATGGACCGCATGTCGGCCCTCGACGAGACCGACGACGCCGAGTGGGAGCTGGTCATCAGGGTCAATCTGACCGCCCCGTTCCTGCTGACCCGCGCCGCCGTGCCGCACATGCTGGCGGCGGGGAGCGGCGCGATCGTGTTCACCGCGTCCGAGGCCGGGCTGCGGGGCAGCGCCGCCGGCGCCGCCTACACGGCCTCCAAGCACGGCATCGTGGGTCTGACGAAGTCCCTCGCCGTGATGTACCGGAGCCAGGGAATCCGTACCAACGCGATCGCGCCCGGCGCCACCGCGACCGCCATCCAGGTCGACGCCCGCAAGGACGCGCGCGGCCCCGCCACCCTCGCCCCCCACCTCGGCCTCGCCGGCAAGGTGGCCGCGGCGGAGGAGCAGGCCGCCGCCATCGTCTTCCTCGCCTCCGACGCCGCCTCCAACATCAACGGCACCATCCTGCCCGTCGACAACGGCTGGTCCGCCATCTGA
- a CDS encoding class II fructose-bisphosphate aldolase produces the protein MPLVPTGDIISEAAHGVGAFNVVLLEQLEAVLAGAEEANEPVIVQISENAVAYRGALGPLAAAAHEAIASVSVPVALHLDHATRTDLIKEAVERGFTSVMYDGAHLPWEENVARTHEMSEWCHGRGVWVEAELGAIGGKDGAHTPGVRTDPGEAARFVGDTGVDALAVAVGSSHQMTRRTARLDLDLIRELRAAVPVPLVLHGSSGVADSNLTAAVRAGMRKINIATHLNTVFSAAARTRLTSQPPTVDPRAYLRPAREAMAQEVARLLRLLGRGPDGQHASEGTPDRAHG, from the coding sequence ATGCCACTCGTCCCCACCGGCGACATCATCAGCGAGGCGGCGCACGGCGTCGGCGCGTTCAATGTCGTCCTCCTCGAACAGCTAGAGGCCGTCCTCGCGGGCGCCGAAGAGGCGAACGAACCCGTCATCGTCCAGATCAGCGAGAACGCCGTCGCCTACCGGGGCGCTCTCGGACCGCTCGCCGCCGCCGCGCACGAGGCCATCGCCTCGGTCTCCGTACCCGTCGCCCTGCACCTGGACCACGCGACCAGGACCGACCTGATCAAGGAGGCGGTCGAACGCGGCTTCACCTCCGTGATGTACGACGGCGCCCACCTGCCCTGGGAGGAGAACGTCGCCCGTACCCACGAGATGAGCGAGTGGTGTCACGGGCGCGGGGTGTGGGTCGAGGCGGAACTCGGCGCGATCGGCGGCAAGGACGGCGCCCATACCCCCGGGGTACGGACGGATCCGGGCGAGGCGGCCCGGTTCGTCGGCGACACCGGGGTCGACGCGCTCGCCGTCGCGGTCGGGTCGTCCCATCAGATGACCCGCCGCACCGCGCGACTCGATCTGGACCTCATCCGCGAACTGCGCGCGGCGGTACCCGTTCCGCTGGTGCTGCACGGTTCGTCGGGGGTGGCGGACAGCAACCTCACCGCCGCCGTGCGCGCGGGGATGCGCAAGATCAATATCGCCACGCATCTCAACACCGTCTTCAGCGCGGCGGCGCGCACCCGGCTCACCTCGCAGCCCCCGACCGTCGATCCGCGCGCCTATCTGCGGCCCGCGCGGGAGGCGATGGCCCAGGAGGTCGCCCGCCTGCTGCGGCTGCTCGGACGCGGACCGGACGGACAGCACGCGAGCGAGGGAACGCCTGACCGGGCTCACGGCTGA
- a CDS encoding DeoR/GlpR family DNA-binding transcription regulator, giving the protein MLKTERHARILEHVSARGGTHVNELSRLLNVSGATVRRDLQQLAGQNLLRRTHGGAVVGSVGPELPVQHRTERCRPEKQAIAKAAVALVPEGAVVGMTGGTTVTEIARLLAARGPVTIVTNAVNIAAEMVRHKDVTLVVIGGYARTASYELVGPIAEKTLADHHTDMTFLGVDGISAAHGCTTHDQLEAATDRAFADSSSRTVVVADHSKIGKVTFAKICPLADIDHLVTDGAAPAGHLERIADAGVSVTAV; this is encoded by the coding sequence ATGCTGAAAACTGAGCGTCATGCGCGAATACTTGAGCATGTCTCCGCGCGGGGCGGCACCCATGTCAACGAGCTGTCGAGGCTGTTGAACGTCTCGGGGGCCACCGTCCGGCGCGACCTGCAGCAGCTGGCCGGGCAGAACCTGCTGCGCCGCACACACGGCGGGGCGGTGGTCGGCAGCGTCGGGCCGGAGCTTCCGGTCCAGCACCGTACGGAGCGCTGCCGGCCCGAGAAGCAGGCCATCGCCAAGGCCGCCGTCGCTCTGGTGCCGGAGGGCGCGGTCGTCGGTATGACCGGCGGGACGACCGTCACCGAGATCGCGCGCCTGCTCGCGGCGCGCGGCCCCGTCACCATTGTCACCAACGCCGTGAACATCGCCGCCGAGATGGTGCGGCACAAGGACGTCACGCTGGTCGTCATCGGCGGCTACGCGCGTACCGCGAGCTACGAACTCGTCGGCCCCATCGCGGAGAAGACGCTGGCCGACCACCACACCGACATGACGTTCCTCGGGGTGGACGGGATCAGCGCGGCCCACGGCTGCACCACCCACGACCAGCTCGAAGCGGCGACGGACCGGGCCTTCGCCGACAGCAGCAGCCGGACCGTCGTCGTCGCTGACCACTCGAAGATCGGGAAGGTCACCTTCGCGAAGATCTGCCCGCTGGCGGACATCGACCACCTGGTCACGGACGGCGCGGCCCCGGCCGGCCACCTGGAGCGCATCGCCGACGCGGGCGTCTCCGTCACGGCGGTCTGA